In a genomic window of Zingiber officinale cultivar Zhangliang chromosome 9B, Zo_v1.1, whole genome shotgun sequence:
- the LOC122023579 gene encoding probable serine/threonine-protein kinase WNK5 isoform X2, protein MRPPSAERRRSGLVDEVNGYVETDPTGRYGRFDEMLGKGAMKTVYRAFDELNGIEVAWNQAKICDVMRSPEALERMYSEVHLLSSLNHDSIIKFHASWIDATNRTFNFITEMFTSGTLREYLQRYPQVNVKAVKRWARQILHGLVYLHGHDPPVIHRDLKCDNIFVNGHLGQVKIGDLGLAAMLRGAQCAHSVIGTPEFMAPEVYEEEYNELVDTYSFGMCVLEMLTSEYPYNECSNPAQIYKKVTSGKLPDAFHHLKDPQAKHFIGRCLQGASKRASAAELLLDPFLVLKDNPTTSPSFTNPANVFKNDLVESRAHDHVQLADNAPDPDTVAKATNMTITGKINPEDDTIFLKVQIAVQEGKMSNIYFPFDIIEDTPLDVANEMVKELDIRDREPSEIAEMIAQEITRLVPGWKKDDEESHQVYNYVDDEEDRSNHPFYYLSSPTSSQASVAFGMSSFRGIHNLQQKEWHGGRSRLPKVDENLH, encoded by the exons ATGAGGCCGCCATCGGCGGAGAGGCGGCGCTCTGGACTCGTCGACGAGGTGAATGGCTACGTCGAGACCGACCCGACCGGTCGCTACGGTCGT tttgatgaaatgcttgggAAAGGAGCCATGAAGACAGT CTATAGAGCATTTGATGAGCTAAATGGCATTGAAGTGGCTTGGAACCAAGCCAAGATTTGCGATGTAATGCGTTCTCCTGAAGCATTGGAACGCATGTACTCGGAGGTTCACCTCCTCAGCTCTCTTAACCATGACTCCATCATCAAGTTCCATGCCTCCTGGATCGATGCAACAAACAGGACTTTCAACTTCATCACCGAGATGTTTACCTCCGGCACGCTCCGAGA GTATCTGCAACGATATCCCCAAGTGAATGTCAAGGCTGTCAAGAGATGGGCACGACAAATCCTTCACGGACTGGTATACTTGCATGGTCATGACCCACCGGTTATTCACCGAGACCTAAAATGTGACAACATTTTTGTCAATGGCCATCTGGGGCAAGTTAAGATTGGCGATCTCGGCCTGGCTGCCATGCTCCGTGGAGCACAGTGTGCCCACAGTGTCATAG GAACGCCAGAGTTTATGGCACCGGAAGTCTATGAAGAGGAATACAATGAGCTTGTTGATACCTACTCATTTGGAATGTGTGTGCTTGAGATGCTCACCTCTGAATACCCCTACAACGAATGCTCAAATCCAGCTCAAATTTACAAGAAAGTTACTTCA GGAAAATTGCCGGATGCTTTCCATCACCTCAAGGATCCCCAAGCAAAGCATTTCATTGGAAGGTGCTTGCAAGGAGCCTCCAAGAGAGCATCTGCAGCAGAGCTCCTCCTCGATCCCTTCCTTGTACTCAAGGACAATCCTACTACGTCACCAAGCTTCACAAATCCAGCCAATGTTTTTAAGAACGATTTAGTTGAGTCAAGAGCACATGATCATGTGCAGCTGGCAGACAATGCTCCTGATCCTGATACCGTGGCAAAGGCTACCAACATGACCATCACTGGCAAGATAAATCCTGAAGATGACACAATATTTCTCAAAGTGCAAATTGCTGTTCAAGAAG GGAAGATGAGCAACATCTATTTTCCTTTTGATATCATCGAGGACACACCATTGGATGTGGCAAATGAGATGGTGAAGGAGCTTGACATAAGGGACCGAGAACCATCAGAGATAGCGGAGATGATCGCTCAAGAGATCACAAGATTGGTGCCTGGTTGGAAGAAAGACGACGAGGAATCCCACCAAGTTTACAACTATGTCGATGATGAAGAAGATCGAAGCAACCATCCGTTCTACTACCTCTCCTCCCCTACTTCTTCCCAAGCCTCGGTGGCTTTTGGCATGAGCTCCTTCCGAGGTATACACAACCTTCAACAAAAAGAATGGCATGGAG GGAGATCAAGGCTGCCTAAAGTCGACGAAAATCTGCATTGA
- the LOC122023579 gene encoding probable serine/threonine-protein kinase WNK5 isoform X1, translating to MRPPSAERRRSGLVDEVNGYVETDPTGRYGRFDEMLGKGAMKTVYRAFDELNGIEVAWNQAKICDVMRSPEALERMYSEVHLLSSLNHDSIIKFHASWIDATNRTFNFITEMFTSGTLREYLQRYPQVNVKAVKRWARQILHGLVYLHGHDPPVIHRDLKCDNIFVNGHLGQVKIGDLGLAAMLRGAQCAHSVIGTPEFMAPEVYEEEYNELVDTYSFGMCVLEMLTSEYPYNECSNPAQIYKKVTSGKLPDAFHHLKDPQAKHFIGRCLQGASKRASAAELLLDPFLVLKDNPTTSPSFTNPANVFKNDLVESRAHDHVQLADNAPDPDTVAKATNMTITGKINPEDDTIFLKVQIAVQEGKMSNIYFPFDIIEDTPLDVANEMVKELDIRDREPSEIAEMIAQEITRLVPGWKKDDEESHQVYNYVDDEEDRSNHPFYYLSSPTSSQASVAFGMSSFRGIHNLQQKEWHGDGSSQGDVDVDDDISSVHSSKYSAMNYTSGSDQEPFSTFDQGDQGCLKSTKICIEESFGSCCGDGHGKSAVRDAHHHPHRRLLRNQSMLDLRSQLLHRALVEELNKRMFKTIGAVENIGFQVPCSASSPARCNCHNHHHHHHHRKKKQGPISPIAR from the exons ATGAGGCCGCCATCGGCGGAGAGGCGGCGCTCTGGACTCGTCGACGAGGTGAATGGCTACGTCGAGACCGACCCGACCGGTCGCTACGGTCGT tttgatgaaatgcttgggAAAGGAGCCATGAAGACAGT CTATAGAGCATTTGATGAGCTAAATGGCATTGAAGTGGCTTGGAACCAAGCCAAGATTTGCGATGTAATGCGTTCTCCTGAAGCATTGGAACGCATGTACTCGGAGGTTCACCTCCTCAGCTCTCTTAACCATGACTCCATCATCAAGTTCCATGCCTCCTGGATCGATGCAACAAACAGGACTTTCAACTTCATCACCGAGATGTTTACCTCCGGCACGCTCCGAGA GTATCTGCAACGATATCCCCAAGTGAATGTCAAGGCTGTCAAGAGATGGGCACGACAAATCCTTCACGGACTGGTATACTTGCATGGTCATGACCCACCGGTTATTCACCGAGACCTAAAATGTGACAACATTTTTGTCAATGGCCATCTGGGGCAAGTTAAGATTGGCGATCTCGGCCTGGCTGCCATGCTCCGTGGAGCACAGTGTGCCCACAGTGTCATAG GAACGCCAGAGTTTATGGCACCGGAAGTCTATGAAGAGGAATACAATGAGCTTGTTGATACCTACTCATTTGGAATGTGTGTGCTTGAGATGCTCACCTCTGAATACCCCTACAACGAATGCTCAAATCCAGCTCAAATTTACAAGAAAGTTACTTCA GGAAAATTGCCGGATGCTTTCCATCACCTCAAGGATCCCCAAGCAAAGCATTTCATTGGAAGGTGCTTGCAAGGAGCCTCCAAGAGAGCATCTGCAGCAGAGCTCCTCCTCGATCCCTTCCTTGTACTCAAGGACAATCCTACTACGTCACCAAGCTTCACAAATCCAGCCAATGTTTTTAAGAACGATTTAGTTGAGTCAAGAGCACATGATCATGTGCAGCTGGCAGACAATGCTCCTGATCCTGATACCGTGGCAAAGGCTACCAACATGACCATCACTGGCAAGATAAATCCTGAAGATGACACAATATTTCTCAAAGTGCAAATTGCTGTTCAAGAAG GGAAGATGAGCAACATCTATTTTCCTTTTGATATCATCGAGGACACACCATTGGATGTGGCAAATGAGATGGTGAAGGAGCTTGACATAAGGGACCGAGAACCATCAGAGATAGCGGAGATGATCGCTCAAGAGATCACAAGATTGGTGCCTGGTTGGAAGAAAGACGACGAGGAATCCCACCAAGTTTACAACTATGTCGATGATGAAGAAGATCGAAGCAACCATCCGTTCTACTACCTCTCCTCCCCTACTTCTTCCCAAGCCTCGGTGGCTTTTGGCATGAGCTCCTTCCGAGGTATACACAACCTTCAACAAAAAGAATGGCATGGAG ATGGCTCATCTCAGGGTGATGTTGATGTTGATGATGATATAAGCTCTGTTCACTCAAGTAAATACTCTGCTATGAACTACACCTCAGGTAGTGATCAAGAACCTTTTTCTACTTTCGATCAGGGAGATCAAGGCTGCCTAAAGTCGACGAAAATCTGCATTGAGGAAAGTTTTGGTAGTTGTTGCGGCGATGGTCACGGGAAGAGTGCAGTGCGCGATGCACACCACCACCCCCACCGACGGCTGCTGAGGAATCAGTCGATGCTGGACTTGCGAAGCCAGCTGCTGCACCGGGCGCTGGTGGAGGAGCTGAACAAGCGCATGTTCAAGACGATCGGTGCCGTCGAGAACATAGGCTTCCAAGTGCCATGCTCCGCTTCGTCTCCAGCCCGTTGCAATTGtcataatcatcatcatcatcatcatcatcgaaaGAAAAAACAAGGACCCATTTCACCTATTGCGCGATGA
- the LOC122024504 gene encoding protein SCAR2-like: MPTIRYQIRNEYGLADPELHRAADKDDPEAILEGVAMAGLAGVLRQLGDLAEFAAEIFRDLHEEVMGTAARGHGLILRVQQLEADFPSFEKAIFSQTNHSGHSYNDGIDWHSNFHLDQNLVTQGDMPRFVMDSYEECREPPRLFTLDKFDTAGAGACLKRYSDPSFFKTELTSSGFMEADKLRERKSRRIKKKGSRIKNGHTLESLLSPRANSDSQPAISDQVADKSATRFVRLKLRNLDDTNGSKGCGSRKHLLQLHLDIQKIAFDSSQSSSTLSPGLIDSSVPTSLTHDTARNMSENDSLVRDSSPTMNGYEELTRATTYELGDWNTETKKFSESADEPIVGVPNTGRGYNLVESMENSADSEINSEGSAYDNELNDIVRNTSQRVEDHKLVRAELQLEGSTDGYRTEDIGSEPENFMDAPNSMESEVETDSENKGRPDIGSLKTEGQEMDTDASERLEELDSQTSELNNTGPERSNNMSNSGMTSNINSLDEVLTNQEAEKTQEPSLLHGEVANSADLVSNGGSNMETFEDPMLKPEEIINEHLDSYDPASDLLNVNPGEISARCLIPRNNNTSARNDIQLDNGPPCSNLCLLEKTHPEDHVNEDIHMVDHFSCPLIRNTLAEDLESEVPFSMIVASTEEMQVPVDQEIKNCISKEDADAASSSVGISISMVASEFAPDISMDDLKHGELITDVNNCQHPEELPSETSFCAKGTDGVAQYHTTGNSNLGCDSVLLLSEEMASNLDSSVDKTKQASILPKDFVPYDEVTDDKAKQANIVPKDFVLYDEVSDDKTKQASIVPKHFVSYDEVPLQASTTNIGKSPGTMNQYAETCPSESLPVPAHVISAISDADYATEMESVVAVKNLEASSENGDDGAKRIFSMPIILQPQFEYFSGSEESLESPKMNFAEESQESFKVNHEEKAPLCSAGEAFSEDVSNSTMLDDNLEFSNEFYRGSSQNVVEVPEQNTDHESLTEETFASKDKDNNKKLNLAHNEEALDQHLHLEESEDLATLYGHQPIIYEFDSLNTVELESQRTLNMEDSPALEQSSLDPAASCFDLPVNNSSNANDSGLRGDIHETMPAGHVKAYPVLKETYLNYPTQREHTDSICLAQGELESIQGDMSLPTYLIFDFASSAEEASMIPTSNEDISTLHTSNGDVTLQASNGNASTLQSGNEEVSPGQAIKEIVSASQASNEEISSSQISNQELYYLQDRNEELYEASNHDVSTLQASSEEVSASQANKEVVSTSQVSNEEVLPLQVCNEEFSTLQAIHEDYSTLEARNQEALTLQTSNESGFLHQKGECVELEIPIDYNGLEDKPIEGPEPNYHALTNNVLLKMPTSNIDETSKMDSQALVSSECNSEISPCHEAYNISDMPFYPLSGSDVTDFESATRILNEPQSCNSYSCFPSQNYEPPPPLPPLPPLEWRSRKLSSLLPNQNSIQALPGENLFMSSSGITPTNSHITSPISLSQLPPIVADYSNQPDFLSSTRCIADSSLLSSSISSSLEYEKNQHASDVDEAIKLPLEDSFFISESQLFQNSMLQKDIIQPLMEKRSEIGEFLPVFGSEKSQYSEDRHLHLENMVQSQNPFLFNASIMDESHSILSLSSGLGMPQHGYVYSLERSQPTLFAVVPTNEGETIGINPRSIRNRPRNPLIDAVVAHDRSKLRKVPEVASPSDEPKSDQMDTLLESNILQLRKVSELARPSDKPKAEEKDALLEQIRNKSYNLKPATVLSKPNNKSHSTNIRVAAILEKANAVRQAMAGSDEEDGEDNWSDC; the protein is encoded by the exons ATGCCGACGATTCGGTACCAGATAAGGAACGAGTACGGGCTGGCGGATCCGGAACTCCACCGGGCCGCGGACAAGGATGATCCCGAGGCCATCCTCGAAGGGGTCGCCATGGCTGGACTCGCCGGCGTTCTTCGGCAGCTCGGAGATCTCGCAGA GTTTGCTGCAGAAATATTCCGTGATTTGCATGAAGAAGTTATGGGTACTGCTGCTAGAGGGCATGGGCTGATACTTCGAGTCCAGCAACTTGAGGCAGATTTCCCATCCTTTGAAAAGGCTATTTTCTCTCAGACTAATCATTCAGGGCATTCATACAATGACG GTATTGATTGGCACTCTAACTTTCATCTGGATCAGAACTTGGTCACTCAAGGGGATATGCCACGTTTTGTTATGGATTCATATGAAGAATGCCGTGAGCCACCTCGGTTATTCACACTAGATAA GTTTGATACTGCTGGTGCAGGAGCATGTTTGAAGAGGTACTCAGATCCATCTTTCTTTAAAACAGAATTAACTTCCTCTGGCTTTATGGAAGCAGATAAATTAAGAGAGAGAAAATCTCGGAGGATTAAG AAAAAGGGATCACGTATCAAGAATGGCCATACCCTAGAGTCTTTATTGTCACCGCGGGCAAATTCCGA CTCACAGCCAGCAATTTCGGATCAGGTTGCTGATAAGTCTGCTACAAGATTTGTGAGGTTGAAATTAAGGAACTTGGATGATACTAATGGAAGCAAAGGGTGCGGCTCAAGGAAGCATCTTCTTCAACTACATTTGGATATACAGAAAATTGCTTTTGACAGTTCTCAAAGTTCTTCAACTTTAAGTCCAGGTCTAATTGATTCAAGTGTGCCAACTTCTCTAACACATGATACAGCTAGGAATATGTCAGAAAATGATTCTCTAGTAAGAGATTCAAGTCCTACGATGAATGGTTATGAAGAGTTGACTAGGGCAACAACATATGAACTAGGTGACTGGAATACGGAAACTAAAAAATTTTCAGAATCAGCAGATGAGCCAATTGTGGGTGTTCCCAATACAGGGAGAGGATATAATCTGGTGGAGAGTATGGAAAACTCTGCTGATTCCGAAATTAATTCAGAAGGCAGTGCCTACGACAATGAACTTAATGATATAGTGAGAAACACATCTCAGAGGGTGGAAGATCATAAGTTAGTGAGGGCAGAACTTCAGTTAGAAGGCAGTACTGATGGCTACAGGACTGAAGACATCGGTAGTGAACCAGAAAATTTCATGGATGCGCCCAACAGCATGGAATCTGAAGTTGAAACAGATTCTGAAAATAAAGGGAGACCAGATATTGGTTCTTTGAAAACTGAAGGTCAAGAAATGGACACTGACGCTAGTGAAAGATTAGAGGAGCTGGACTCTCAAACTTCAGAACTCAATAATACTGGGCCAGAACGATCTAACAATATGTCAAACAGTGGAATGACAAGTAATATTAACAGCCTAGATGAAGTACTAACGAATCAAGAAGCAGAGAAAACCCAAGAGCCCAGTTTGCTACATGGGGAGGTTGCTAACTCAGCTGATTTAGTCTCTAATGGAGGCAGCAATATGGAGACATTTGAAGATCCCATGTTAAAACCAGAAGAAATCATAAATGAACACTTGGATTCTTATGACCCTGCTTCTGATTTATTAAATGTTAATCCTGGAGAAATTTCTGCACGTTGTTTAATTCCTCGTAACAATAATACCTCAGCCAGAAATGACATCCAATTAGACAATG GTCCACCTTGTTCAAATCTATGTCTACTCGAGAAAACTCATCCAGAAGATCATGTGAATGAAGACATACATATGGTTGACCATTTCTCTTGTCCGTTAATTCGAAACACTTTGGCGGAAGACCTTGAGAGTGAAGTTCCATTCTCTATGATTGTGGCCTCAACAGAAGAGATGCAAGTTCCGGTGGATcaagaaataaaaaattgtatCTCTAAAGAAGATGCAGATGCAGCTAGCAGTTCAGTTGGAATAAGCATCTCAATGGTCGCCTCAGAATTTGCCCCTGACATCAGTATGGACGATTTAAAGCATGGTGAATTAATAACAGATGTGAACAACTGTCAGCATCCTGAAGAACTACCAAGTGAAACATCTTTTTGTGCAAAAGGAACTGATGGTGTAGCACAATACCATACTACTGGAAACTCTAATTTGGGATGTGACTCTGTGTTGCTACTTTCTGAAGAGATGGCATCCAATCTTGACTCGTCTGTTGATAAAACAAAGCAGGCAAGCATTCTTCCAAAAGATTTTGTTCCGTATGATGAAGTTACTGATGATAAAGCAAAGCAAGCAAACATTGTTCCAAAAGATTTTGTTCTGTATGATGAAGTTTCTGATGATAAAACAAAGCAGGCAAGCATTGTTCCAAAACATTTTGTTTCGTATGATGAAGTTCCCCTTCAGGCCTCAACTACAAACATAGGAAAGTCACCAGGGACAATGAATCAATATGCAGAAACATGCCCATCTGAAAGCCTACCAGTTCCAGCTCATGTTATTTCCGCCATCAGCGATGCAGATTATGCAACAGAAATGGAATCTGTGGTTGCAGTCAAAAATCTAGAAGCTAGCTCTGAGAATGGTGATGATGGGGCAAAAAGAATTTTTTCAATGCCAATAATATTACAACCCCAGTTTGAATATTTTTCTGGTTCAGAGGAATCTCTGGAATCTCCAAAGATGAACTTTGCAGAGGAATCCCAAGAGTCCTTCAAGGTGAACCATGAAGAGAAGGCACCTTTATGTTCTGCTGGTGAAGCATTTTCTGAGGATGTCAGTAATTCCACCATGCTTGATGATAACTTAGAATTCTCAAATGAGTTTTACCGAGGCAGCTCACAGAATGTTGTTGAAGTGCCTGAACAAAATACTGATCATGAAAGTTTGACAGAAGAAACTTTTGCATCCAAAGATAAAGATAATAACAAAAAACTAAACTTGGCACATAATGAAGAGGCATTAGACCAGCATCTGCATTTAGAAGAAAGTGAAGATCTTGCAACCTTGTATGGGCATCAGCCTATAATTTATGAATTTGATTCTTTGAATACAGTGGAATTAGAATCTCAAAGAACTCTCAACATGGAAGATTCTCCAGCATTAGAACAATCATCACTAGACCCAGCTGCCTCATGCTTTGATTTGCCTgtgaataattcatctaatgcCAATGATAGTGGGCTACGTGGTGATATTCATGAAACAATGCCAGCTGGCCATGTGAAAGCATATCCTGTTCTTAAAGAGACATATCTAAATTATCCTACACAAAGAGAACATACTGATTCAATATGTTTAGCACAAGGTGAACTTGAAAGCATACAAGGAGATATGTCTCTGCCAACCTACTTAATCTTTGATTTTGCAAGTTCAGCTGAAGAAGCTTCTATGATACCAACTAGCAATGAAGATATCTCTACCTTGCACACTAGCAATGGAGATGTTACCTTGCAAGCCAGCAATGGAAATGCCTCTACCTTACAATCTGGCAATGAAGAAGTATCTCCTGGACAAGCTATCAAAGAAATTGTCTCTGCCTCACAAGCTAGCAATGAAGAAATCTCTAGCTCACAAATTAGCAACCAAGAACTCTATTACTTGCAAGATAGAAATGAAGAACTCTATGAAGCTAGCAATCATGATGTTTCTACCTTACAAGCTAGCAGTGAAGAAGTTTCTGCCTCACAAGCTAACAAAGAAGTTGTATCTACCTCACAAGTTAGTAATGAAGAAGTTTTGCCTTTACAAGTTTGCAATGAAGAATTCTCTACCTTACAAGCTATACATGAAGATTACTCCACCTTAGAAGCTAGAAATCAAGAAGCCCTTACGTTACAAACTAGCAATGAATCAGGATTCTTACATCAAAAAGGTGAATGTGTTGAACTTGAAATTCCAATTGACTATAATGGGTTGGAAGATAAACCAATAGAAGGACCTGAACCAAATTATCATGCCTTAACCAACAATGTGTTACTCAAAATGCCAACATCAAATATAGATGAGACTTCAAAAATGGATTCACAAGCTCTCGTCTCATCAGAGTGTAATTCAGAAATTTCTCCATGTCATGAGGCTTACAATATCTCTGATATGCCATTTTATCCCTTATCAGGCTCTGATGTGACTGACTTCGAGAGTGCAACCAGAATATTGAACGAGCCTCAATCATGCAACTCATATTCTTGCTTTCCTTCACAGAATTATGAACCACCACCACCATTGCCCCCACTTCCACCTCTTGAATGGAGATCTCGGAAGTTGTCGTCTCTATTGCCCAACCAAAATTCAATTCAAGCTTTGCCTGGGGAAAACCTGTTTATGTCATCATCAGGCATCACTCCAACAAATTCACATATCACATCACCAATCAGTTTATCTCAACTACCACCAATTGTTGCTGATTACAGCAATCAACCTGATTTCCTGTCTTCAACAAGGTGCATTGCCGATTCATCACTGTTGTCTTCATCCATATCATCATCTTTGGAATATGAGAAGAATCAACATGCTTCTGATGTGGATGAAGCAATAAAGTTACCACTAGAAGATTCATTTTTTATATCAGAGAGCCAATTGTTTCAGAATTCCATGTTGCAGAAAGATATAATTCAGCCTCTGATGGAGAAAAGATCAGAGATTGGTGAATTTTTGCCAGTTTTTGGATCAGAGAAATCTCAGTATTCTGAGGATAGACATCTACATTTGGAGAACATGGTTCAGTCTCAAAACCCTTTCTTGTTCAATGCTAGCATCATGGATGAGAGCCATAGTATTCTGTCACTCTCTTCAGGACTGGGCATGCCCCAACATGGTTATGTATATTCTTTGGAAAGGAGCCAACCAACTCTATTTGCTGTTGTACCTACCAACGAAGGTGAAACGATTGGTATTAACCCTCGTTCCATACGGAATCGCCCTAGAAATCCATTGATTGATGCTGTTGTTGCGCATGATAGAAGCAAG TTGAGAAAGGTGCCAGAGGTTGCTAGCCCTTCTGATGAGCCAAAGTCAGATCAAATGGATACATTGCTGGAGTCCAATATTTTGCAGTTGAGGAAGGTATCAGAGCTCGCTAGGCCTTCTGACAAACCTAAAGCAGAGGAGAAGGATGCATTACTAGAGCAGATAAGAAACAAG tcATACAACCTGAAGCCAGCAACTGTTCTCTCGAAGCCAAACAACAAGAGCCATTCGACAAACATTAGAGTTGCCGCCATCTTGGAGAAAGCAAATGCAGTCCGGCAG GCAATGGCCGGAAGCGATGAAGAGGATGGTGAAGATAATTGGAGTGACTGCTGA
- the LOC122025396 gene encoding phenylacetaldehyde reductase-like → MTGIVCVTGGSGFIGSWLVRLLLDRGYTVHATVMRLGDEAETAHLRCLPGASDRLLLFQIDLLDPDSILAAIRGCAGVFHLASPCTVNRVQNPQRELLDPAVKGTLNVLRAAKESGVCRVVVTSSISAIIPSPGWPADRVKDENCWTDLDYCRQKELWYPASKTMAEKAAWEFAKENGLDVVVVNPGTVLGPIIPPTINASMAMLVRLFEGLEEEYPDFYMGVVHVKDVALAHILAYENPAASGRHLCVESISHWSDFVSKVEELYPEFKLPKFPKDTQPGLLRAQNPAKKLIELGMRFISMEQIIKDSVEDLKSKGYV, encoded by the exons ATGACGGGCATTGTTTGCGTCACCGGCGGCAGCGGTTTCATCGGTTCATGGCTCGTCCGTCTCCTCCTCGACCGCGGCTACACCGTCCACGCCACCGTCATGCGCCTCG GGGACGAGGCCGAGACGGCGCACCTGCGATGCCTCCCTGGAGCCTCCGACCGCCTTCTCCTCTTCCAGATCGACCTCCTCGACCCTGACTCCATCCTCGCCGCCATCCGCGGCTGCGCCGGCGTCTTCCACCTCGCCTCGCCTTGCACGGTCAACCGCGTCCAAAATCCGCAG AGGGAACTACTAGATCCGGCGGTGAAGGGGACACTCAACGTGCTCCGTGCGGCCAAGGAGAGTGGCGTGTGTCGCGTGGTTGTCACATCGTCGATCTCTGCCATCATCCCTAGTCCTGGATGGCCGGCCGATCGAGTCAAGGACGAGAATTGCTGGACTGACCTTGACTACTGCCGGCAGAAAGAG CTATGGTATCCGGCGTCCAAGACGATGGCCGAGAAGGCAGCTTGGGAATTCGCAAAAGAGAACGGGTTGGATGTGGTGGTGGTCAATCCTGGGACGGTATTGGGGCCGATCATTCCGCCAACGATCAATGCCAGCATGGCCATGCTCGTCCGCCTTTTTGAAG GCTTGGAAGAAGAGTATCCAGATTTTTATATGGGAGTTGTTCATGTCAAAGATGTTGCTCTGGCACACATTCTAGCATACGAAAATCCTGCAGCATCCGGTAGGCATTTATGCGTTGAATCCATTTCCCACTGGAGCGACTTTGTATCCAAAGTTGAAGAACTTTACCCAGAATTTAAGCTGCCTAA ATTCCCAAAGGATACACAACCTGGACTTCTGAGAGCACAAAATCCTGCAAAGAAACTGATTGAATTGGGGATGCGGTTCATCTCCATGGAACAAATAATCAAGGATTCAGTGGAAGATCTAAAGAGCAAGGGGTATGTCTGA
- the LOC122024390 gene encoding EPIDERMAL PATTERNING FACTOR-like protein 4: MEWRRWRRSSCPTIFCCSTLLLSLFCLTAQLPTHRSLNQKGGVDSLMMEPYSQVADGASRRRALAGGPGSYPPRCTGKCGDCAPCDPVHVSVAPGSSPVTTEYYPEAWRCKCGNKLYMP, translated from the exons ATGGAGTGGAGAAGGTGGAGGAGATCTTCTTGTCCAACCATCTTCTGCTGCAgtactcttcttctttctctcttctgtcTCACTGCTCAGCTCCCAACTCATCGCTCTCTCAACCAGAAAGGAG GTGTGGACAGTTTAATGATGGAGCCCTACTCTCAG GTGGCGGACGGGGCGTCGAGGCGGAGGGCGCTCGCCGGCGGGCCGGGGTCGTACCCGCCACGGTGCACGGGCAAGTGCGGCGACTGCGCGCCGTGCGACCCGGTGCACGTGTCGGTGGCGCCGGGGTCGTCGCCGGTGACCACCGAGTACTACCCGGAGGCGTGGCGGTGCAAGTGCGGCAACAAGCTCTACATGCCCTGA